The Henckelia pumila isolate YLH828 chromosome 2, ASM3356847v2, whole genome shotgun sequence genome includes a window with the following:
- the LOC140882505 gene encoding pentatricopeptide repeat-containing protein At4g20740 — protein sequence MPPQNPPTALAKPHKPYFFYGHRKPNQNRPTVRGGLFSNRQSINLKRPTLPTSAGHDSFDLQKWDPDENINGKQLYAKDPSEVFFSSAKNLSPIARYIVDSFRKHKRWGPPLVEELSRLRRVTPNLVTEVLKFPNVDPRLSSKFFDWAGKQKGYRHDFACYNAYTYLLNRSNHFRDADQVPELMHMQGKLPSEKQFEILIRMHSDANRGLRVHYVYEKMKKFEVKPRVFLYNRIMDALVKTDHLDLAFSVYNDFKKDGLTEDNVTFMILIKGLCKAGRLDEMFDLLDQMRKNLCKPDVFAYTAMVRVLALKGDLEGCLRVWGEMHKDRVEPDVMAYSTLVVALCKGNRVDKGYEMFKEMKKRKYLIDRAIYGSLIEAYVAAGKVGSACNLLKDLIDSGYRADLAAYNTLIRGLCAAKLVERAYKLFNVTIQEDLQPDFNTVNPILKSYAELKRMEDFSKLLERMNKLGFPVMDDLLKFFSFTLDEDGTIMMALEVFECLKVKGYVSTPIYNVLIEAVLKNGEEKKALALFYELKDSCDLVPDVSTYSNAILCFVEVGDVREACTWYNKIKDMSSVPSVAAYYSLVKGLSQLGEIDAAMLLIRDCLANVTRGPMEFKYTLTIIHACKKNDAGEVCEVINEMIEEGCLPNSIIYSAVIFGMCKHGTIKEARMVFFNMRERSFLSEADVIAFDEILIDHMKKKTSDLVLSSLKFFSLESKLKSKGCTLLPN from the exons ATGCCGCCGCAAAACCCACCGACGGCACTGGCCAAACCCCACAAACCTTACTTCTTCTACGGCCATCGGAAACCAAACCAGAATCGGCCTACGGTCCGCGGTGGTCTCTTCTCCAACCGCCAATCCATCAACCTTAAGAGGCCGACCCTCCCCACCTCCGCCGGACACGATTCATTTGATCTCCAGAAGTGGGACCCAGATGAAAATATCAATGGGAAGCAGCTGTATGCCAAAGACCCATCAGAGGTATTCTTCTCCTCGGCGAAAAATCTGTCTCCCATTGCTAGATACATTGTGGACTCGTTCAGAAAACACAAGCGCTGGGGTCCGCCGCTCGTGGAGGAGCTCAGTAGGCTGCGCCGGGTGACGCCAAATCTGGTGACGGAGGTTCTGAAATTTCCCAATGTTGATCCTAGGCTGTCCTCCAAGTTTTTTGATTGGGCTG GCAAGCAGAAAGGTTATAGGCATGACTTTGCTTGTTACAATGCCTATACCTATCTTTTGAATCGATCTAATCATTTCCGGGATGCTGATCAGGTGCCTGAGCTGATGCATATGCAAGGGAAACTGCCTAGTGAGAAACAGTTTGAAATCTTGATCAGAATGCACTCTGACGCAAACAGGGGTCTGAGGGTTCACTATGTGTATGAGAAAATGAAGAAATTTGAAGTGAAGCCAAgagtttttttatataatagaaTAATGGATGCCTTGGTTAAAACTGATCATTTAGATTTAGCCTTCTCGGTTTATAATGATTTCAAGAAGGATGGTTTGACTGAAGATAACGTCACTTTTATGATTTTGATAAAGGGTTTGTGTAAAGCTGGACGCTTGGATGAAATGTTTGACCTTTTGGATCAGATGAGGAAGAATCTGTGCAAACCAGACGTATTCGCGTACACAGCAATGGTAAGAGTACTGGCATTGAAGGGAGATTTGGAAGGTTGTTTGAGGGTTTGGGGAGAAATGCATAAAGATCGTGTTGAACCAGACGTCATGGCCTATTCAACTTTAGTCGTGGCACTTTGTAAAGGGAACCGAGTTGATAAAGGCTATGAAATGTTTAAGGAAATGAAAAAGAGGAAATATTTGATCGACAGGGCTATTTACGGGTCTTTAATTGAAGCTTATGTGGCAGCTGGAAAAGTAGGTTCAGCCTGTAATCTGCTTAAAGACTTGATTGATTCGGGATATCGTGCTGATTTGGCAGCGTATAACACCCTTATAAGAGGGCTATGTGCAGCAAAACTGGTTGAGAGAGCATATAAGCTTTTCAATGTAACAATTCAAGAGGATCTCCAGCCAGATTTTAATACTGTTAATCCAATTTTGAAGTCTTATGCAGAGTTGAAAAGGATGGAGGATTTCTCTAAATTGCTTGAGCGAATGAATAAATTAGGTTTTCCTGTTATGGACGATTTACTCAAATTCTTTTCATTTACGCTGGATGAGGATGGTACCATAATGATGGCTTTAGAAGTGTTTGAATGCTTGAAAGTGAAAGGATACGTGAGTACACCAATTTACAATGTTCTTATTGAGGCTGTTCTTAAAAATGGAGAAGAAAAGAAGGCATTAGCACTTTTCTACGAGCTCAAAGATTCTTGTGACTTGGTACCTGATGTATCAACTTACAGCAACGCAATTTTATGCTTTGTTGAAGTGGGAGATGTACGTGAAGCATGCACATGGtacaacaaaataaaagacatGTCCTCAGTTCCTTCTGTTGCTGCTTATTATTCTCTTGTTAAGGGCCTTTCTCAACTAGGAGAGATAGATGCTGCTATGTTGCTTATCCGTGATTGCTTGGCCAATGTGACTAGAGGTCCTATGGAATTCAAGTACACCCTCACTATCATCCATGCTTGCAAGAAAAATGATGCTGGAGAGGTATGTGAAGTCATAAATGAAATGATCGAAGAAGGATGTCTTCCAAACAGTATAATATACTCGGCAGTTATCTTTGGCATGTGCAAGCATGGAACAATTAAAGAAGCAAGAATGGTCTTCTTCAACATGAGAGAGCGCAGCTTTCTAAGTGAAGCTGATGTAATAGCCTTCGATGAAATACTTATAGACCATATGAAAAAGAAGACGTCAGATTTGGTGTTGTCCAGTCTTAAATTTTTCAGTTTGGAGTCAAAACTTAAGTCAAAGGGCTGTACACTCTTGCCAAATTGA